The segment gtatatatttttatatttgtacttACCTATTTGCATATCATAATTTCCTGATGACGAAGGATATTCAGTTGAACCCCTTTCGTTACATATAGCTCCATCTCTCCTATCTAACGACCGATCGTCATCGTAGCCTAGTGAGGCCATTGCCTCAGCGGCAGTGGCCGCGGCACGTTGTATATCGGCCGGAGATGGAGAGGGAGGGAGCTTTGGATATGAATCAACAAGATGAGGAAAATTGAGTACAACATTTTGAGTAGCCTTAAGAGCTAAGGCAGCAACATCATAGGCAGCAGCAGCCATTTGTGGTGTAGGGTATGTACCTAACCATATTCTTTTTGTCTTACGTGGCTCTCTAATTTCACACACCCATTTCCCACTTCTACATCGTATACCGCGATATATAGGATGTTTCGTATTTGTTCttgactttgtagtatttgaaGGGTCAgccatatatacaaaatttaatttatatatactgATATCCGTAATGTACGTACTCTATCACGTGTGTATTAGTGATAGttggtattgaattggtttAGAGGTAGACGtacaatatatgatatatgaattTTGTAGAATTCTGCAACTTTAGTTCAGATTTTGTATATGTGTTGAACTTTGTAGCTTGAATAAATGGATAGTAGGTTTGGTATTGACGAATAAGGATCACGAATACTTATCAAATTCAAATACTGAATCTGCTTTTGATTATTGACTAGAG is part of the Solanum pennellii chromosome 8, SPENNV200 genome and harbors:
- the LOC107028231 gene encoding ethylene-responsive transcription factor ERF027-like, yielding MADPSNTTKSRTNTKHPIYRGIRCRSGKWVCEIREPRKTKRIWLGTYPTPQMAAAAYDVAALALKATQNVVLNFPHLVDSYPKLPPSPSPADIQRAAATAAEAMASLGYDDDRSLDRRDGAICNERGSTEYPSSSGNYDMQIGNTQTTMGEEEYVDEEALFEFPNLVVNMAEAMMLSPPRINSFPSEDYSSGDFDAESLWSY